A section of the Metabacillus endolithicus genome encodes:
- the rnmV gene encoding ribonuclease M5 has protein sequence MKIKEIIVVEGKDDTTAIKRAVDADTIETNGSSIGDAVIEQIKLAQQTRGVILFTDPDFPGEKIRKTIAELVPGCKHAFLPKSQARPKRGKGIGVEHASIDAIQQALESVKEEMTEFVSEIEFEDLLDAGLIGGNQAKDRRERLGILLKIGYTNGKQLHKRLQMFQISKVEFIHAVKKILQEETK, from the coding sequence ATGAAAATAAAAGAAATTATTGTTGTTGAAGGAAAAGATGATACAACAGCTATTAAACGGGCAGTTGATGCCGATACAATAGAAACGAATGGCTCATCGATTGGAGATGCTGTTATTGAGCAAATAAAGCTCGCACAACAAACGAGAGGCGTTATTTTATTTACAGATCCAGATTTTCCGGGAGAAAAGATTAGAAAAACGATAGCGGAGCTTGTACCAGGGTGTAAACATGCGTTTTTACCTAAAAGTCAAGCAAGACCAAAGCGAGGAAAGGGCATTGGAGTAGAACATGCTTCCATCGATGCCATTCAACAGGCACTTGAATCTGTGAAGGAAGAGATGACAGAGTTTGTGAGTGAAATTGAGTTTGAGGATTTATTAGATGCAGGCTTAATAGGTGGGAATCAAGCAAAAGATCGACGAGAAAGACTAGGGATACTATTAAAAATTGGATATACAAATGGAAAGCAACTTCATAAAAGGCTGCAGATGTTTCAAATCAGTAAAGTGGAATTCATTCATGCAGTAAAGAAGATTCTACAGGAGGAAACTAAATAA
- the rsmA gene encoding 16S rRNA (adenine(1518)-N(6)/adenine(1519)-N(6))-dimethyltransferase RsmA has product MIKDIATPVRTKAILEKYGFSFKKSLGQNFLIEPNVLSRIVDHANVTDKTGVIEIGPGIGALTEQLARRAKKVVAFEIDKRLLPILNETLSPYENITVIHQDVLEADLKKAIEENFSDCEGIMVVANLPYYVTTPIIMKLLEDKLPLKGIVVMLQKEVADRISASPSTKEYGSLSIAVQYYTEAKTVMTVPKTVFVPQPNVDSAIIRLLVRDKPTVEVEDEDFFFQIVRASFAQRRKTLLNNLVHFIPNGKELKAKIEETLEHVEVDGKRRGESLSIEEFAKLSDALAKVVK; this is encoded by the coding sequence ATGATAAAAGATATCGCAACTCCAGTAAGAACAAAAGCCATCTTAGAAAAGTACGGATTTTCTTTTAAAAAAAGCTTAGGTCAAAATTTCTTAATTGAACCAAATGTACTTTCAAGAATTGTAGATCATGCTAATGTTACAGACAAAACAGGGGTTATAGAGATAGGTCCGGGAATTGGTGCATTAACTGAGCAGCTTGCACGAAGAGCTAAGAAGGTTGTAGCCTTTGAGATAGACAAGCGCCTTCTTCCAATCTTAAATGAAACATTAAGCCCTTATGAAAATATAACAGTTATTCATCAGGATGTATTGGAAGCTGATTTGAAAAAAGCAATTGAAGAAAATTTCAGCGATTGTGAAGGGATTATGGTTGTGGCAAATCTCCCTTACTATGTAACAACTCCAATCATTATGAAATTGCTAGAAGATAAGCTTCCTCTTAAGGGAATTGTCGTTATGCTTCAAAAGGAAGTAGCAGACAGAATATCAGCTTCTCCATCAACAAAAGAATATGGATCGCTTTCGATTGCTGTTCAATACTATACAGAGGCTAAAACCGTTATGACAGTGCCTAAGACAGTGTTTGTTCCGCAACCTAATGTAGATTCAGCTATTATCCGATTGTTAGTAAGGGACAAGCCTACTGTAGAAGTGGAGGATGAGGATTTCTTTTTCCAAATTGTAAGAGCGAGTTTTGCACAACGGAGAAAAACTCTCTTAAATAATCTTGTTCATTTTATTCCAAATGGCAAGGAATTAAAAGCAAAGATCGAAGAAACATTGGAGCATGTTGAGGTTGACGGAAAAAGAAGAGGAGAGTCTCTTTCTATTGAAGAATTCGCCAAATTAAGTGATGCATTAGCAAAGGTTGTAAAATAA
- the yabG gene encoding sporulation peptidase YabG, with protein sequence MQVKIGDVVVRKSYNFDLLFRVIDVISSASGEQIAILHGDEVRLIADADCSDLVLVDETERNSRKQREKERIDQSYHLFRQDYQLLREKQEYYATSSYSHNEEFFHMPGRVLHVDGDPLYLQKCLALYEKIGVPVNGVHLNEKEMPEKITDLLSKYRPDILVVTGHDAYSKHKGNIDDINAYRHSKHFVQTVRNARNKVPHLDQLVIFAGACQSHFESLIRAGANFASSPSRVNIHALDPVYIVAKISFTPFVERINVWEVLRNTLTREKGLGGVETRGVLRTGMPYRKPTTQ encoded by the coding sequence ATGCAAGTGAAAATTGGAGATGTTGTAGTAAGAAAATCTTATAACTTTGATTTGTTATTTAGAGTGATTGATGTCATTTCATCTGCTTCTGGAGAGCAGATTGCAATTTTACATGGTGATGAAGTGAGATTAATAGCTGATGCTGACTGTAGTGATTTAGTTCTTGTAGATGAGACAGAGAGAAATTCCCGAAAGCAGAGAGAAAAAGAACGAATTGATCAATCTTATCATTTATTTAGGCAGGATTATCAGCTTCTGAGGGAAAAGCAGGAATACTATGCAACATCCAGCTATAGCCATAATGAAGAGTTTTTCCATATGCCGGGAAGAGTCTTGCATGTTGATGGAGATCCACTTTACTTACAAAAGTGCTTGGCTTTATACGAGAAGATTGGTGTACCGGTTAATGGTGTTCACCTTAATGAAAAAGAGATGCCGGAAAAGATCACAGATCTCCTATCAAAATACCGACCTGATATATTGGTTGTAACCGGACATGATGCATACTCAAAACATAAGGGAAACATTGACGATATTAATGCCTATAGACATTCTAAGCATTTTGTTCAAACTGTCCGTAATGCAAGAAATAAGGTACCACACCTTGATCAGCTTGTAATCTTTGCCGGGGCATGTCAGTCTCACTTTGAATCTTTGATACGTGCAGGAGCTAATTTTGCAAGCTCTCCTTCAAGAGTAAACATTCATGCACTAGATCCTGTTTATATTGTAGCTAAAATAAGCTTTACACCTTTTGTTGAAAGAATAAATGTATGGGAAGTTCTTCGTAACACATTAACAAGGGAAAAAGGTCTTGGTGGTGTGGAAACAAGAGGAGTTTTACGAACAGGAATGCCGTATAGAAAGCCAACAACACAATAA
- the veg gene encoding biofilm formation stimulator Veg, which translates to MGKTLTDIKKSLDGNLGRRLTLKANGGRRKTIERCGVLAETYPSVFVIELDQDENSFERVSYSYADVLTETVQLTFFEDTTGSFAVSGQ; encoded by the coding sequence ATGGGAAAAACTCTAACGGATATTAAAAAGTCCTTGGATGGTAATCTTGGCAGACGACTAACTCTTAAAGCTAATGGTGGTCGTAGAAAAACGATAGAACGCTGTGGTGTGCTAGCAGAAACCTATCCATCTGTCTTTGTTATTGAGCTTGATCAAGATGAAAATTCATTTGAACGAGTATCTTACAGCTATGCCGATGTATTAACCGAAACAGTGCAATTAACATTTTTTGAAGATACAACAGGTTCGTTTGCAGTTAGTGGACAGTAG
- a CDS encoding small, acid-soluble spore protein, alpha/beta type, with protein sequence MGRRRRGMMSEDFKYELAKDLGFYDTVKEEGWGAIRSRDAGNMVKRAIELAQQQLAQQNNVNQ encoded by the coding sequence ATGGGCAGACGTCGTCGTGGAATGATGTCGGAAGACTTTAAATATGAGTTAGCAAAAGACTTAGGTTTTTACGATACAGTAAAAGAAGAAGGCTGGGGAGCTATTCGTTCACGTGATGCTGGTAATATGGTAAAACGTGCAATTGAATTAGCACAACAACAGCTTGCCCAACAAAATAATGTAAATCAGTAA
- the ispE gene encoding 4-(cytidine 5'-diphospho)-2-C-methyl-D-erythritol kinase — translation MRVLEKAPAKINLSLDVLKKRDDGFHEVKMIMTTIDLADRVELIDLPYNEIRIVSHNRFVPDDQRNLAYQAARLLKERYQVNRGVSISITKTIPVAAGLAGGSSDAAATLRGLNKLWNLGLTLDELATLGAEIGSDVSFCVYGGTALATGRGEIIHHIDPPPHCWVVLAKPTIGVSTADVYKNLNLQQLKHPNVEGMIEALHKNDYDQICTLMGNVLESVTLRMHPEVANIKDQMKRFGADAVLMSGSGPTVFGLVQYESRLPRVYNGLRGFCDQVFAVRMLGERNILD, via the coding sequence ATGCGTGTATTAGAAAAAGCACCAGCAAAAATAAATTTGTCACTTGATGTACTAAAGAAACGTGACGATGGCTTCCATGAAGTTAAAATGATTATGACAACAATAGATTTAGCTGATCGGGTTGAACTGATTGATCTACCTTACAATGAAATTCGAATTGTATCACATAATCGTTTTGTGCCAGACGATCAAAGGAACTTAGCCTATCAAGCTGCACGACTTTTGAAGGAGCGTTATCAAGTTAATAGAGGAGTTTCTATATCTATAACAAAAACAATTCCTGTTGCAGCAGGGTTAGCTGGTGGAAGCAGTGATGCTGCAGCAACTTTACGTGGCTTAAATAAGCTTTGGAATCTTGGGCTGACTCTTGATGAATTGGCTACACTTGGTGCGGAAATTGGTTCTGATGTTTCATTCTGTGTATACGGAGGAACTGCGTTAGCAACAGGTAGAGGAGAGATTATTCATCATATAGATCCACCTCCACATTGCTGGGTCGTGTTGGCGAAACCAACGATAGGGGTTTCAACAGCTGATGTTTATAAGAATTTAAATCTTCAACAACTAAAGCATCCTAATGTTGAGGGAATGATTGAGGCGTTACATAAGAATGACTATGATCAAATTTGTACACTTATGGGAAATGTATTAGAAAGTGTTACTTTACGAATGCATCCAGAGGTGGCTAACATAAAAGATCAAATGAAAAGGTTTGGCGCAGATGCCGTATTAATGAGTGGAAGTGGACCAACAGTCTTTGGCTTGGTTCAATATGAATCACGTTTGCCACGAGTTTACAATGGATTAAGGGGTTTTTGTGATCAGGTTTTTGCTGTAAGAATGCTTGGTGAACGAAACATCCTTGATTAA
- the purR gene encoding pur operon repressor: MKFRRSGRLVDMTNYLLHHPHSLVPLTHFSEKYQSAKSSISEDLTIIKETFEQQGIGTLLTVPGAAGGVKFIPKVAISEAKQFIEELCEFIAKPERLLPGGYLYLTDLLGTPSIVNKIGRLFATVFSNRKIDVVMTVATKGIPLAYAVAAQLDVPVVIVRKDSKVTEGSTVSINYVSGSSKRIQTMLLAKRSLKEGSNVLIIDDFMKAGGTINGMVSLLEEFKAKVAGIGVLVETEGVEERLVDQYVSLVKLADVDVRERNIQVKDGSYFQIVNEEKIGEDFNENS; the protein is encoded by the coding sequence ATGAAATTTCGTCGTAGTGGTCGACTTGTTGATATGACAAACTACTTGCTTCATCATCCACATTCTTTAGTGCCGTTAACCCATTTTTCTGAAAAGTATCAATCTGCTAAATCCTCTATAAGTGAAGACTTAACCATTATTAAAGAAACTTTTGAGCAGCAGGGAATAGGAACGTTGTTAACAGTTCCTGGTGCAGCAGGTGGAGTCAAATTCATACCAAAGGTTGCGATAAGTGAAGCAAAGCAATTTATTGAAGAACTTTGTGAATTTATTGCAAAACCTGAGAGGCTGCTTCCGGGTGGATACTTATACTTAACTGATTTATTAGGCACTCCTTCAATTGTTAATAAAATAGGCCGGCTTTTTGCAACTGTTTTTAGTAACAGGAAGATCGATGTTGTTATGACTGTTGCAACAAAAGGGATTCCGTTGGCTTATGCAGTAGCAGCACAACTGGATGTACCGGTGGTTATTGTAAGAAAAGACAGTAAGGTAACAGAAGGATCAACTGTAAGTATTAATTATGTTTCAGGCTCATCTAAGCGTATTCAAACTATGCTGCTAGCTAAACGAAGCTTAAAAGAGGGATCTAATGTATTAATTATAGATGACTTCATGAAAGCTGGAGGCACCATAAATGGGATGGTAAGCCTTCTTGAGGAATTTAAGGCAAAGGTAGCAGGGATCGGTGTTTTAGTCGAGACTGAGGGCGTTGAAGAGCGGTTGGTGGATCAATATGTTTCACTGGTAAAATTAGCTGATGTCGACGTTCGTGAACGAAATATCCAAGTAAAAGATGGAAGTTACTTCCAAATTGTTAATGAAGAAAAGATTGGAGAGGATTTCAATGAGAACAGTTAG
- the ridA gene encoding 2-iminobutanoate/2-iminopropanoate deaminase yields the protein MRTVSTSKAPAAIGPYSQGIIVNNVFYSSGQIPLTAEGEMVTGDVVEQTHQVFQNLKAVLEEAGASLETVIKATVFLQDMNSFVPFNEVYGQYFSEHKPARSCVEVARLPKDALVEIEVIALSK from the coding sequence ATGAGAACAGTTAGTACAAGCAAAGCACCAGCAGCAATTGGACCATATTCACAAGGAATTATTGTTAATAACGTATTCTACAGCTCAGGTCAAATACCGTTAACAGCTGAAGGAGAAATGGTGACAGGCGATGTTGTTGAACAAACGCATCAAGTGTTTCAAAATCTAAAGGCTGTACTTGAAGAAGCAGGAGCTTCTTTAGAAACTGTTATTAAAGCAACAGTCTTTCTTCAGGATATGAATTCATTTGTCCCGTTTAATGAAGTTTACGGTCAATACTTCTCAGAACATAAACCAGCCCGTTCATGTGTCGAAGTAGCAAGATTACCTAAAGATGCATTAGTTGAAATAGAAGTTATTGCGTTAAGTAAATAA
- the spoVG gene encoding septation regulator SpoVG: MEVTDVRLRRVNTEGRMRAIASITLDHEFVVHDIRVIDGNNGLFVAMPSKRTPDGEFRDIAHPINSSTRGKIQDAVLAEYHRLGELEVEFEEAGAS, from the coding sequence ATGGAAGTTACAGACGTAAGATTACGCCGCGTAAATACCGAAGGACGTATGAGAGCAATTGCTTCTATTACGTTAGATCATGAGTTTGTTGTACATGATATTCGCGTAATTGATGGCAATAATGGTCTCTTTGTTGCGATGCCAAGTAAGCGCACTCCTGACGGTGAATTCAGAGATATTGCACACCCTATTAATTCTAGTACACGCGGAAAAATTCAAGATGCTGTATTAGCAGAATATCATCGTTTAGGTGAGCTAGAAGTAGAATTTGAAGAAGCAGGTGCTTCATAA
- the glmU gene encoding bifunctional UDP-N-acetylglucosamine diphosphorylase/glucosamine-1-phosphate N-acetyltransferase GlmU, protein MDNRYAVILAAGQGTRMKSSLYKVLHPVCGKPMVQHVLDQVSQLTLSKTVTVVGHGAEKVQSQLGDKTEYALQSEQLGTAHAVMQAAPFLENEEGTTIVICGDTPLITSETMSALLSHHQESEAKATILTAKAEDPTGYGRIVRNNKGTVEKIVEHKDASEVEREITEINTGTYCFDNKELFEALSHVSNDNVQGEYYLPDVIEILQKEGKIVSAYQTSSFDETLGVNDRIALSQAEKLMKQRINKEHMKNGVTLIDPDSTYISAETSIGKDTVIYPGTMIIGKTVIGEDCNIGPNTEIKDCHINNATAIKHSVAHDSEIGASVSIGPFAHIRPLSTISDEVKIGNFVEVKKSKMGKGSKASHLSYIGDAEVGADVNLGCGSITVNYDGKNKYLTKIEDGAFIGCNSNLIAPVTIGKGAYVAAGSTVTNDVPEKALSVARSRQVNKENYVDRLNNKNS, encoded by the coding sequence ATGGATAATCGGTATGCAGTAATTCTAGCTGCAGGTCAAGGCACAAGAATGAAATCTTCTTTATATAAAGTATTACATCCTGTTTGTGGAAAGCCTATGGTTCAGCATGTTTTAGATCAAGTGTCACAACTAACTTTATCTAAAACTGTAACGGTTGTTGGTCACGGAGCAGAAAAGGTACAATCTCAGTTAGGTGACAAAACGGAATATGCTTTACAAAGTGAACAATTAGGAACGGCTCACGCTGTTATGCAAGCTGCTCCATTTTTGGAAAATGAAGAAGGAACAACCATTGTTATTTGTGGTGATACGCCCTTAATAACATCAGAAACAATGTCTGCTCTTCTGTCACATCATCAAGAGTCAGAGGCAAAGGCAACAATTTTGACAGCCAAAGCGGAAGACCCAACTGGATATGGGCGAATAGTTCGCAACAATAAGGGAACGGTAGAAAAGATAGTTGAGCATAAAGATGCGAGTGAAGTAGAACGAGAAATAACAGAAATTAATACCGGTACATATTGCTTTGATAATAAGGAATTATTTGAGGCCTTAAGTCATGTATCAAACGATAATGTTCAAGGAGAATACTATCTTCCAGATGTAATCGAGATTCTACAAAAAGAAGGAAAAATTGTTTCTGCTTATCAAACTTCTTCCTTTGATGAAACATTAGGTGTTAATGACCGAATTGCATTATCACAAGCAGAAAAACTAATGAAGCAACGCATTAATAAAGAACATATGAAAAACGGGGTAACATTGATAGATCCTGATTCAACCTATATTTCTGCTGAGACATCTATTGGTAAAGATACCGTGATTTATCCAGGGACAATGATTATTGGGAAAACAGTTATTGGCGAAGATTGTAACATCGGGCCAAATACAGAAATAAAAGACTGCCACATTAACAATGCAACAGCAATTAAGCATTCGGTTGCTCATGATAGTGAAATAGGTGCTTCCGTTTCAATTGGTCCTTTCGCTCATATACGTCCACTTTCGACAATATCTGATGAAGTGAAAATTGGTAATTTTGTTGAAGTGAAAAAGTCTAAAATGGGCAAAGGCAGCAAAGCATCACATTTAAGCTATATTGGTGATGCTGAGGTAGGTGCAGACGTAAATCTTGGATGTGGTTCAATAACTGTTAACTACGATGGTAAAAATAAATATCTAACGAAAATAGAAGACGGTGCATTCATTGGCTGTAACTCAAACCTAATTGCCCCTGTTACGATTGGAAAAGGTGCATATGTAGCGGCAGGTTCCACAGTAACAAATGATGTACCGGAAAAAGCATTGTCAGTTGCACGGTCAAGACAAGTAAATAAAGAGAATTATGTCGACCGATTAAATAATAAAAATTCCTAA
- a CDS encoding ribose-phosphate diphosphokinase, which yields MSNRYGDSNLKIFALNSNPALAKEIADIVGVDLGKSSVTRFSDGEIQINIEESIRGCDVYVIQSTSDPVNEHLMELLIMIDALKRASAKTINIVIPYYGYARQDRKARAREPITAKLVANLLETAGSTRVITLDLHAPQIQGFFDIPIDHLMGVPILGEYFLGKNLEDIVIVSPDHGGVTRTRKLADKLKAPIAIIDKRRPRPNVAEVMNIVGNIEGKTAILIDDIIDTAGTITLAANALEENGAKEVYACCTHPVLSGPAIERIANSKIKELVVTNSILLPEEKRIDKLVELSVAPLIGEAIIRVHEKQSVSLLFD from the coding sequence ATGTCAAATCGCTATGGAGATTCTAATTTAAAAATATTTGCACTCAATTCCAACCCGGCCCTCGCAAAAGAAATAGCGGATATTGTTGGTGTTGATTTAGGTAAAAGCTCTGTTACTCGTTTTAGTGATGGAGAAATTCAAATAAATATTGAAGAAAGTATTCGTGGTTGTGACGTTTATGTTATTCAATCAACAAGTGATCCTGTAAATGAGCACTTAATGGAATTGTTAATTATGATCGATGCCTTAAAGCGTGCATCAGCCAAAACAATTAACATTGTTATCCCTTACTATGGTTATGCGAGACAAGATCGTAAGGCAAGAGCAAGGGAGCCAATTACAGCTAAGCTTGTAGCGAATCTTTTAGAGACTGCCGGTTCTACTCGTGTTATTACACTGGATCTTCATGCACCACAGATTCAAGGATTCTTTGATATTCCGATTGATCATCTAATGGGGGTACCAATTTTAGGTGAGTATTTCTTAGGAAAGAATTTAGAGGATATTGTCATTGTTTCTCCTGATCATGGCGGTGTGACAAGAACTCGTAAATTAGCTGATAAACTAAAAGCTCCAATTGCGATTATTGACAAAAGACGTCCAAGACCAAATGTGGCAGAAGTTATGAACATTGTAGGTAATATTGAAGGTAAAACAGCAATTTTAATTGACGATATTATCGATACAGCTGGTACTATTACATTAGCTGCTAATGCACTAGAAGAAAACGGTGCAAAAGAAGTTTATGCTTGCTGTACTCACCCTGTTTTATCTGGACCTGCCATTGAGCGTATTGCAAACTCAAAAATAAAAGAATTAGTTGTAACAAACTCAATTCTACTGCCTGAAGAAAAAAGAATTGATAAACTGGTTGAACTTTCAGTAGCACCTTTAATTGGAGAAGCCATTATTCGTGTTCATGAAAAGCAATCAGTAAGTTTACTTTTTGATTAA
- a CDS encoding 50S ribosomal protein L25/general stress protein Ctc, which yields MTTLQAVKRTEFTNSAKRKVRESGQIPAIIYGKKVESKPVALDSIELIKTLREEGKNTVIHLDVDGSSHAVMLYDMQTDPLKNEIVHADFHIVDMQADVEVEVPLHLTGEAQGVKDGGVLQQSLHEVTISAKPGQIPQTIDVDIANLAVNDALYIKDLTSSGQYQFVQDEEQVVASILPPQQEEEIDSGEEQEPGTPTNEEGREHNEE from the coding sequence ATGACAACACTACAAGCAGTTAAAAGAACTGAATTTACTAACTCTGCAAAAAGAAAGGTACGTGAATCAGGGCAAATACCAGCAATCATTTATGGTAAAAAAGTTGAAAGCAAGCCAGTAGCTTTAGATAGCATTGAACTTATTAAAACATTACGAGAAGAAGGAAAAAATACAGTTATTCATTTAGATGTAGATGGCTCATCACATGCTGTTATGCTATATGATATGCAAACAGATCCTTTAAAGAATGAGATTGTTCATGCTGATTTTCATATAGTGGACATGCAGGCAGACGTAGAGGTAGAAGTACCTCTTCATTTAACTGGTGAAGCTCAAGGAGTAAAGGACGGCGGCGTTCTTCAACAATCCTTACATGAAGTAACAATTAGCGCAAAACCAGGACAAATTCCACAAACAATTGATGTTGATATTGCTAATTTAGCTGTAAATGATGCCCTTTATATAAAGGACTTAACATCAAGCGGTCAATATCAATTTGTTCAGGATGAGGAACAGGTTGTTGCATCAATCTTACCTCCTCAGCAGGAAGAGGAAATTGATAGTGGTGAAGAACAAGAACCTGGAACTCCTACAAATGAAGAAGGCCGAGAGCATAACGAGGAATAA
- the pth gene encoding aminoacyl-tRNA hydrolase has translation MKLIVGLGNPGRQYENTRHNVGFKVIDQLSEDLSIPLDRQKYNGIYGIGHISGEKVILLKPLTYMNLSGECIRPLMDFYDMDVEDLVVIYDDLDLPVGKIRLRAKGSAGGHNGIKSMIQHLGTQEFNRVRVGIDRPTNGMKISDYVLGQFTEADLQGINEAISYSAKACESWIQQSFVQVMNEYN, from the coding sequence ATGAAACTCATCGTCGGACTAGGTAATCCGGGTAGGCAGTATGAAAATACAAGACATAATGTAGGATTTAAAGTAATTGACCAACTTTCTGAGGATTTATCGATCCCTCTTGATCGCCAAAAGTATAATGGTATTTATGGAATAGGACATATTTCAGGAGAGAAAGTCATATTATTAAAACCACTCACCTACATGAATTTATCTGGAGAATGTATACGGCCCTTAATGGATTTTTACGATATGGATGTTGAAGATTTAGTTGTGATATATGACGATCTAGATTTACCTGTTGGTAAAATTCGACTGCGAGCCAAAGGAAGTGCTGGTGGTCATAATGGAATAAAATCAATGATCCAACACTTGGGAACCCAAGAATTCAACAGAGTTCGAGTTGGTATTGACCGACCAACAAATGGAATGAAGATTTCAGATTATGTACTTGGTCAATTTACGGAGGCTGATTTGCAAGGCATTAATGAGGCAATCAGTTATTCTGCAAAAGCATGTGAAAGCTGGATTCAACAATCATTTGTTCAAGTGATGAATGAGTATAATTAG
- a CDS encoding anti-sigma-F factor Fin family protein, whose amino-acid sequence MALHYYCRHCGVKVGSLDNQSLSSQQLGFDSLTNDERQEMITYEQNGDMHVKTICEDCQDALHRNPDLHQVDNLIQ is encoded by the coding sequence ATGGCTTTGCATTATTATTGTAGACACTGTGGTGTGAAGGTTGGAAGCCTTGATAATCAATCACTTTCTAGTCAGCAGCTAGGATTTGATTCTTTAACAAATGACGAACGTCAAGAAATGATTACCTACGAACAAAATGGAGATATGCATGTTAAAACAATTTGCGAGGACTGCCAGGATGCACTACATAGAAACCCTGATCTTCACCAGGTGGATAATTTGATTCAGTAA